The Stackebrandtia nassauensis DSM 44728 genome includes the window GACCCGGCCGCCTTCGGACTGCCGACCGAGGACGACGGCTCCCGCGACGATCCGTTGATGGGCAACATCGTCAACAGCAACCACTACAAGCACGACTTCGACGCCCTGCGCGCCGCGTCCACCCGCGTCGTCCTCGCCGTCGGCGTCGAGTCCGAGGGCGAACTCCCGGCGCGGGCGGCCACGGCGGTCGCGGAACGGCTGGGCATCGAGCCGACCATGTTCCCCAGTCACCACGCCGGTTTCACGGGTGAGGAATCCGGTATGGCCGGTGAGCCGGAGGCCTTCGCGGTGAGACTGCGCGAAGTGCTGGACCAGAACTGACCGTGAGCGGACGACGAAGCCGCCGACCCTGCCAGGGTCGGCGGCTTCGTCGTGGTTCGAGTCAGGAGCGGAAGAACTGCCGCAGGTCGCCGGTGAGCACGTCCGGGCGTTCCATAGCCGCGAAGTGTCCGCCGTCGGGGAACTCGGACCAGTGCACGATGTTGGAGTTGTCCCGCTCGGCGAAGGCGCGGATCGTGGTGAAGTCGTCGGCGAAGACCGCCACCCCGGTGCGGGAGTGGTTCACCGCCGGTTCGGTTCCGGCCCGGCCCTCCTCGAAGTGGTACCGGCCCGCGGTGGCCTGGGTGTTGGTGAACCAGTACAGCGACACCTGGGTCAGGATCTGCTCGGTGGTGACCAGGCTGGTCCCGTTGCCGAAGTTGTTGAACAGTTCGCTGTAGGCCAGCTGTCCCACAGGCGAGTCGGCGATGGCGGCGCCGATGGTCTGCGGGCGGGTCCCGTTCATCTGGTTGTAGCCGCCTACCGACTGGAACCACTGCATGTGTCCCAGCGCCTCGTGGTCCTTGGGCCCCAGCTTCGCGAACTCGGCCGGATCACCGGACGGGAACGAGAACAGTTGCAGCACATGCAGTCCCAGGAAGCCCTCCGGTTCGAGCAGCCCCAGTTCCCGCGAGATCATCGCGCCGCCGTCGCTGCCGTGGGCGCCGTATGAGTCGTAGCCGAGCCGCCGCATCAGCGCGTCGAAGGACTCGGCGACCTTGCGCATCGTCCAGCCGCGCCCATTCAGCGGAGTGCTGAACCCCATACCGGGGATGGACGGCACCACGACCGAGAACGCGTCCGCCGCGTCGCCGCCGTGCGTTACCGGGTCGGTCAGGGGCCCGATCATGTCGAGGAAGTCGGCGAACGAGCCGGGATAGGTGTGCAGCAGCAACAGCGGTGTCGCGTCGGCCTCGGCGGACGGAACGTGGATGAAGTGGATGTTCTGTCCGTCGATCTCGGTCAGATAGTGCGGGAAGGCGTTCATCCGGGCTTCCTGTGCGCGCCAGTCGAACTCGTCCTTCCAGTGCGCGACGGTCGCGGACAGGTAGCTGTTGGGGGTGCCGTACTCCCAGTCGTCGGTGGGAGCCGGACGGGGCAGTCGGGTGCGGGCGAGCCGGTCGTTGAGGTCGTCCAGGTCGGCCTGCGGGATGTCGATGCGGAAGCTGCGGATCTCGTTGTTGTTCGTCATGACCGAAACGCTAACCGGCTAATAGGAACATTCGGTTCCTATTAAGATGTCGGTGTGATCGAGACCTCATCGCGACTGTTGGCCCTGCTGGCACTGC containing:
- a CDS encoding epoxide hydrolase family protein — encoded protein: MTNNNEIRSFRIDIPQADLDDLNDRLARTRLPRPAPTDDWEYGTPNSYLSATVAHWKDEFDWRAQEARMNAFPHYLTEIDGQNIHFIHVPSAEADATPLLLLHTYPGSFADFLDMIGPLTDPVTHGGDAADAFSVVVPSIPGMGFSTPLNGRGWTMRKVAESFDALMRRLGYDSYGAHGSDGGAMISRELGLLEPEGFLGLHVLQLFSFPSGDPAEFAKLGPKDHEALGHMQWFQSVGGYNQMNGTRPQTIGAAIADSPVGQLAYSELFNNFGNGTSLVTTEQILTQVSLYWFTNTQATAGRYHFEEGRAGTEPAVNHSRTGVAVFADDFTTIRAFAERDNSNIVHWSEFPDGGHFAAMERPDVLTGDLRQFFRS